In Anopheles bellator chromosome 2, idAnoBellAS_SP24_06.2, whole genome shotgun sequence, the genomic stretch CATTCTTGTTggcaaaatgcaaatcgttATATTTTTGCTAATAGCTTCTAAACCAAAAAAGATCAAACGATAGAAAACGGGAAGCGTATAAGAAGTTTAGaaggttataaaaaaaacaaagagtATAAGAAAGTTGCAGCAATAGGGTAAAAACGCATGGCTAtcatatttattgtttcattttttccgaATGCTTAACGGTTGGCTCAATAAAATCATCATTCAACATATAAGGATATTAAAGATACAGCAACGAATCATCATAAGACTAATCCTAGAAACAGTTTGATTAAATCacaatttttttgctttttaatgaCTCAGAGCCATTCTTATTTCTAGTTAAAGCATCATCAGGGTCGTCTTGAAATGCATGTTTCAGTTCATTGATAAGATGcgcagatttttttttattgaaagaTAATTGTGATGATATACCATGTTTTGCAGATTTATAATATTTGGTGGCCGATAATTAAAGCTAAAACAACtgttattattttgttattgtaAAAGATATAAATCGTTTGtcgaaaacattatttattgcagCTTTGGCTTTTGAATTTACACTGTGCATATGGCatggaataataaaaacatttaGTAGTGCGACATTCTTCGTCATGCGTTTTTAAAACATCCGAATCATTCGACGCAAGGCCTGAAACATCGTAACCTTATTCTTGCTTCCACCTTACTTTCTAGACGTCGTTAAAttgatgtttgcttttttatgattatttttacttttcttaCTATGTATAATTCAGTTAGCTCTTTTCCACTACTCCACTTCGTTACTTAGTTATTTCCAACTGAGGAATCgtggaattaatttaaaaccGGTGAATTAAAAGAGCGGTGTACTCAACTTACAGCGGTGCTTACAGCGGTGtaagcagtttggcatttatctgaaatgccaaaacgTTTACTTGCGCCATCGTGAGGCCCGGTACATATACAGCTGATACATATAATCATACTACtaataaaatatgttaaacGAAAATTAAGTAAATGTGTAAATGATTTGGTGTTGATGAATTCCTCTGGGAATGTGCGAATTTCGTCTGTTAACGactttttaaaatattcgtcATCGATTACGTAACGTATAATTTTTACTTGGACGTTACTTTTTACCAAGTTCGAATCATCGTTCGAAAAAGTGTTGACGTTTCTACCTAAACAAACGATGTTTTTTCTACGTTTTTCTCGCCGTTTGATCGAATGTGCGGTTTGTGACAATCTACAAAATCGGTTGTCAACAAACATCTGAAttgtcattgttttattttgtttaggCACCTTGATTAGGGCGATTTTCCTTTTGATTTGGAAAGACTTTTCAACTTCGATCCACTTAAAACATCCAACTACAGgttttatttgtaaaaaatgtCTCACGGGCATTCACACGGGAGTGGTTGCGGGCATGAAGCTCTTGGCATCGATAATGAACTAGAAATGGGGTTAGCGTACAGTTTATAcgaaaaaattgattttccaaatGTGGAGTGCTTGAAcgaagaagtggaaaactcGGGCAAAAGCGTTTTCAAAGCTTACAACGAAAGATTGAACTATGATAAGGTATGATCATGCTTATGCTAACCATAATATATTATCATTGTTTGTATATTCGTTTTTCTATTAGTTCGTTTCCAGCGATGCAGACGAGGAACTCTTATTCAACATACCCTTCTCAGGGAACATAAAGCTGAAAGGAATAATCATTATTGGTGCAGATGATGATTCCCATCCTAGGAAGATGAGACTATTTAAAAATCGCCCGAAAATGACATTCGATGCCGTAGACTCGACAGCGGATCAAGAATTTTCGTTGCAGAAAGACACAAGCGGTTCAATAGAATATCCAACAAAGTAAGTAACTTGTTACATATGACGATGTTTTACCCGGCTAAAGTCGACAAACGTTTGCTTCTTTCTGATTTCTACGATAAGGGTTGTCACATTTGCAAGTGTACACCATCTTTCTATACACTTGCCGAGCAATTATGGCAACGATAGTACTACGGTATACTATATAGGCCTAAAAGGGGAATTTAGTGAAGCACATCATCACGGCGTTACGATCTGCACCTACGAAGCACGACCAAACGTTTCAGATCACAAAGGAAACCTTTTCGATTCAGTTAATCATCGTGTTCAATGATACGACACTATGGACAAATGCAAACTTGGCCATCATTCAATTGCTGTGCAAATACATCTGTTTAGAAGCCCTTGATACGGTTGAATTCATTTTATAAGGATTCTATGAGCTTGTTTTTAGTTTCGTATTGTAGAATTATTTGTAGACGTTCGTTGTTCTACCCATCTAACTATAGAGACTGACAGTAACATTTTGGAAGGATTCGGATTTATCTaccatgaaatgaaatgtacaTTGCGTATCTTTTGTCTATTGgtgtttatatttatttcatgATTCCATCATTACACGATTTCACTTTGTCTTGTGTGGCAGAATGTTTACCTAAAGCGCAGAAAAATGCATGTTACAATATTCATTAATAGAATCTGTTATTGCATACGGACATTTGTGTTTGATATGTTTCCATGCAAATCATCCATGATGTTAAGCAGAGATCTTCACACCATTCTGTTGGCAGAATGATCTTAAGTGAATTTCTGCGAACGGAAATAGTATTTTTCACTTCTTGTTGGAAGAACTACTACAAGATTGTTAATAAATAGTTGTTCACATTGACGTGAGATAAAACGCGAGACCACTCTTAACTTAATGAGATTCCTGCGCTTATTGACTACAGTTAGGCTTTGTATTTTTTCCCGATAgatttgtggttttttttcatttcatctaTCGCGTTTTAAACGTTTTTAATGTACTATATCATTCAACCATCGTTGAGCAAGCGTACCCAGGTTGTAAAGTCTCTTATTgcatgaaatgaatgaatgaaataagTGTTAGTTCGACTCATTAAACAGCAAAACGCATCCAAATGCTACAATGCATTATACAATCTACATGTTTGGGGTTTCCATATAATTTCTGCTATGGGCGCCTGGTTCACAATGAGGCATCTTAAGGAGTTTGGGAAAATGCGAATGTCTACATGTGACGGTAAACATTTGATGTGGTCGCATAGATACATCACTGTTATTTTGCATTAGGGAAATATGACAATTTTATCGGTATGGATATTTTTGTGTTATTCGGAAGAGTTTCATCTCAACTACGGAACACATCAATAGTTACAATTTGCTGATTTTCTACTTCTCGTGTTCATCTTACACGGTTTTACTTTTTAGGTTcataaaacaatcgaaaaggAAGAGCCTTTGGAGTAATGATCTCGTCGTCATGTAACGAAACACCGCGATCGTTCCGTTTGGATTTGCTTGATTCTGTCACATCTATTGGGATCAGCTCAACATCGGCACTCGTGGTGAGCAAACCCAAAAATGAATGCTGTATGGTGGATGTTGTGCGATCGGCCAGCGATGGGTTTTGCTCTGTGGTGTACACTTCCGCGCCGACTCCGACCACCGAGCCCGCACCACCTTCTGGAATGTTTCGTTCAACAGCCTTAAGATCGGTGATTTGTCGGACTTCATCCTTTAGCAGCTCAGCATAGAGCACATCATCTACGTAGTACATTGTACCGAGATTGTAAACAAATACCTCAGACTCAACGATTTCCGCATTGTTGACGGTAGCGTTATTGTCGAACAAACGTCGAACTTTTATCGGCATCCCGCCTACGGTGTCGATCACCTCGCCATCTTTTAAATCGCGATCATATAGACGTCCTCGAACGAAGTGGCTTAGCAACATTCGGATACCTTTTTCGGAAGCAAATACGCTATCAGGCAGCAGATCAAAACTATAGCGCTCGAATGCCTCGTCGGTTGGCACGAAAAATGTGTAGTTGGAGCCAGAAATGAATTGCGC encodes the following:
- the LOC131211475 gene encoding PITH domain-containing protein GA19395, whose product is MSHGHSHGSGCGHEALGIDNELEMGLAYSLYEKIDFPNVECLNEEVENSGKSVFKAYNERLNYDKFVSSDADEELLFNIPFSGNIKLKGIIIIGADDDSHPRKMRLFKNRPKMTFDAVDSTADQEFSLQKDTSGSIEYPTKVVTFASVHHLSIHLPSNYGNDSTTVYYIGLKGEFSEAHHHGVTICTYEARPNVSDHKGNLFDSVNHRVQ